TCGTAACTCATACTTCTGgagatatttttttgctaattaCAAAGATTAGCATGTCCGCATGAAAGACATGCTACAAGTTAATTGAACTTGACCCCTCTTGTGCCGATCTTTGCTCTTCCGACATAAAGCTTCAATTactaaaataaagatgaaaattaagAGCAAGGAAAAAAACGCAATTACCCAGTAGCTCTTTATTAAGAGTAGAAATGTTGAGGCAGTAACGGAAAcaccttattttaatttattattcatatataatCCTAGAAATATATGGGCATCAATTATATTTCTTAGAAATTCTTTGCAGACAAGCCCAAAGTTCCTTAGGTTTAGACATCATGGACATGTGATCGGATCCTAGTATCTCTTTCACTTCATTGGGTGGATTTTTTTGGATCATCCATTGTTGAAAATCTTTCTCCAAGGTCAAATCTTTCTCTGCAATGATAAAAACTCTTTTAACCGAGCCATATTTCTCCCTCGTTAGTACAAGGTCCCTTGACAATTCTTGATCAGTAAATAGACGTGTTTCCCTCATCAGTGTTGTGGCCAATGTCCAGTCCTGAAGCCATTTTGTCACCATAAATTTCATCAGAATATCAATATTAGGagaataaatgtaaaaaattgtGACATATTGGGtattaaaagaaaggaaaaaacccAACATTTTGCCTATGAATCTGTAAAGTTCTTACCTCAATTGGACTGAGCTGATACAATCTTAAAAGTAGGTATTTGGGCCCAAAGGTAAGAGATGTTGGTGGGTTATTCGGGCCATTACCGAATGTGTAGCGGGTGTCTAACATATCAGTTAGCCTTCTTGCAAGCTTCGGTAATAACACAAgcacaagaaaagtgaaaaagttgaaaattgTGAGACAGGAGAAGAATGTAACTTAACAAATTGATTGCATGTTGTGATATAAAAAGTATAACTAGATATTCATAACCAAAAAATAAGTCAGGTTAATCAATcgaataagagtttttttttttctttctgcatGTACCTCTTGACTAAGAGTGGAAATGTTAAGGGAAGGGCCTGGCATGACGGCAGTAAGGAAAACAGCCACGGAAATCTTGCTTGGAAGTCTCTCCATGGTTTGAGAAAGTGCCAATCCCCCTAAGCTATGACCAACAAGGATAACCTTTTCATTTGGTGGTAGAGATGCCAGAAGATCTCTCAACGGCCTAATATAGTCAGATATTGATTGAAGATCGCTAATCTGCCGCGGGTCAATCCCAGAAGCTGCTAAATCTATAGTGGTAACATTGTGACCTGATGATCTTAATAGAGGCACAAGTTTGTACCAACACCAGGCACCATGGCCTGCCCCGTGAACTAGCACAAAATGCTTGCTAGGATTATGGAGTGGCTGCGATAAGGCCTTATTGGTTGCAATATTGAGAAGGATGATGAAAATGGAAATTAACACCAAATGTTTCTTTGCTTGCTCCATGCTTCTCTTGAAGTGCTAGGTTTCTACAAGGCTTATCCTTAGGCTTATATGAGTTTTAAAGTCAGACTCTGCTcgcagtttatatatatatgtacatgTGCGCGCGCGCTGCGCCATAAATAAAGGTACAAAATGGTTAATCTCTGTCAACAATCACCGGTAGTCAATAGCTTGAAACGTCAAGAAAAGGCTAAGCTTGTGGATTCCCTGGCTTGGTAGCTggaattaaatagaaagaatgaTTTTTCCGTATATTCTAGAACACCTTGGTCATGCAATTCGGTCGTAGGTTTACTGATAAGGACACGGTagaaaattaatagtaaaaactGAAATTGCCTCCTGATTACAATTTCCACCgtaagaaaaatagaataataaattgCCTAGGGCTCTAAATTAGGTCCCAAAGGCTTAATTAACTAGCACAAGAGAAGAGACAGAAAGCTCAAGGAAAAGAGTTTATCCTACATCCAAATTTTGATCTGAGAGTATTGGAATATAGCCTCTAAAGTTAACCCAAACTCCTGGCATCTCTAGATCAGCGTGGTTCTGAATGAAACTGGACACAAAGGCCTAACACCTTCATAATTTCGGCTGCAGATATTCTTGAAGATATGACATGTAGTTGTTTCGTCTATCTTCTtctcaaaatcaattaaattagtTTGACAATTCAACCTCAACCTCAAAGACCTCGTCAAGTTTCATGAAATTATACCAAATTTCATTACTTCTTATAATCAACTGCGTGCTTGAAGGGCCTGTTTCTTGATTGACCGTATTACTTGGATTCCTTCCCGTGATGTTGCTCTCTATTTGGAtacataagaataaaatatatggttTAGAATAACGTTTGCTCTTCGAAAATGGAACCAAACTTTAAGAAATTCTTGCGGTCTgtattcaaaatttgattttccttttcttttccaagagGAAGAATATTACAAATAATGGTGCCTAATGGAGTTCCTATTTTCTGTTATGTCATCTTTTACTACACTACCTTCCATGTATTTATCACTCCGGCTTCTAACGTTATCAAATCGCTGTAAGAAGTTCAGTCAGAACTATCATAAGGAAAGCAAAAAAAGTCTCTCATTgtctaatatatatacacacgcaCACTGATTAAGGAtagcatgcatatatatatgatcagaAGTAGTTAAAAAAGCTCAATAGCTGGTGAAAATTAACCGGAATTTTGCCCAAATGAGCCCATTACAGTTAAGATATCTCGAGGAAAACTTTCACATACAAGTCTATGCTTTAGAAAGCATAACATGGCAACAATAAAAGGTCACACAACCTCGACATCACATACGTAG
This region of Populus trichocarpa isolate Nisqually-1 chromosome 9, P.trichocarpa_v4.1, whole genome shotgun sequence genomic DNA includes:
- the LOC7489265 gene encoding methyl jasmonate esterase 1 isoform X3; translated protein: MEQAKKHLVLISIFIILLNIATNKALSQPLHNPSKHFVLVHGAGHGAWCWYKLVPLLRSSGHNVTTIDLAASGIDPRQISDLQSISDYIRPLRDLLASLPPNEKVILVGHSLGGLALSQTMERLPSKISVAVFLTAVMPGPSLNISTLSQELARRLTDMLDTRYTFGNGPNNPPTSLTFGPKYLLLRLYQLSPIEDWTLATTLMRETRLFTDQELSRDLVLTREKYGSVKRVFIIAEKDLILEKDFQQWMIQKNPPNEVKEILGSDHMSMMSKPKELWACLQRISKKYN
- the LOC7489265 gene encoding methyl jasmonate esterase 1 isoform X4, with protein sequence MEQAKKHLVLISIFIILLNIATNKALSQPLHNPSKHFVLVHGAGHGAWCWYKLVPLLRSSGHNVTTIDLAASGIDPRQISDLQSISDYIRPLRDLLASLPPNEKVILVGHSLGGLALSQTMERLPSKISVAVFLTAVMPGPSLNISTLSQERVRRQTDMLDTRFTFDNGPNNPPTSFIFGPKHLLLRLYQLSPIEDWTLATTLMRETRLFTDQELSRDLVLTREKYGSVKRVFIIAEKDLILEKDFQQWMIQKNPPDEVKEILGSDHMSMMSKPKELWACLQRISKKYN
- the LOC7489265 gene encoding methyl jasmonate esterase 1 isoform X7, producing MEQAKKHLVLISIFIILLNIATNKALSQPLHNPSKHFVLVHGAGHGAWCWYKLVPLLRSSGHNVTTIDLAASGIDPRQISDLQSISDYIRPLRDLLASLPPNEKVILVGHSLGGLALSQTMERLPSKISVAVFLTAVMPGPSLNISTLSQERVRRQTDMLDTRFTFDNGPNNPPTSLIFGPKFLLLRLYQLSPIEDWTLATTLMRETRLFTDQELSRDLVLTREKYGSVKRVFIIAEKDLILEKDFQQWMIQKNPPNEVKEILGSDHMSMMSKPKELWACLQRISKKYN
- the LOC7489265 gene encoding methyl jasmonate esterase 1 isoform X5, whose amino-acid sequence is MEQAKKHLVLISIFIILLNIATNKALSQPLHNPSKHFVLVHGAGHGAWCWYKLVPLLRSSGHNVTTIDLAASGIDPRQISDLQSISDYIRPLRDLLASLPPNEKVILVGHSLGGLALSQTMERLPSKISVAVFLTAVMPGPSLNISTLSQELARRLTDMLDTRYTFGNGPNNPPTSLTFGPKYLLLRLYQLSPIEDWTLATTLMRETRLFTDQELSRDLVLTREKYGSVKRVFIIAEKDLTLEKDFQQWMIQKNPPNEVKEILGSDHMSMMSKPKELWACLQRISKKYN
- the LOC7489265 gene encoding methyl jasmonate esterase 1 isoform X2, with translation MEQAKKHLVLISIFIILLNIATNKALSQPLHNPSKHFVLVHGAGHGAWCWYKLVPLLRSSGHNVTTIDLAASGIDPRQISDLQSISDYIRPLRDLLASLPPNEKVILVGHSLGGLALSQTMERLPSKISVAVFLTAVMPGPSLNISTLSQELARRLTDMLDTRYTFGNGPNNPPTSLTFGPKYLLLRLYQLSPIEDWTLATTLMRETRLFTDQELSRDLVLTREKYGSVKRVFIIAEKDLILEKDFQQWMIQKNPPDEVKEILGSDHMSMMSKPKELWACLQRISKKYN
- the LOC7489265 gene encoding methyl jasmonate esterase 1 isoform X1, whose amino-acid sequence is MEQAKKHLVLISIFIILLNIATNKALSQPLHNPSKHFVLVHGAGHGAWCWYKLVPLLRSSGHNVTTIDLAASGIDPRQISDLQSISDYIRPLRDLLASLPPNEKVILVGHSLGGLALSQTMERLPSKISVAVFLTAVMPGPSLNISTLSQELARRLTDMLDTRYTFGNGPNNPPTSLTFGPKYLLLRLYQLSPIEDWTLATTLMRETRLFTDQELSRDLVLTREKYGSVKRVFIIAEKDLTLEKDFQQWMIQKNPPNEVKEILGSDHMSMMSKPKELWACLQRISKKYN